In one window of Phyllopteryx taeniolatus isolate TA_2022b chromosome 23, UOR_Ptae_1.2, whole genome shotgun sequence DNA:
- the LOC133472574 gene encoding zinc finger protein OZF-like: MCARRTAESEEELWAPKEEKEPQRQLLDAVFNLQPRIVLHRANITEDLHTDQQEPEPLHIKEEVEDEELHHIKEEEEPISIKKEEKKLRPHIRQEEEEVTKFPSTGVPLKSEDKVQSEERRGAEPPSSSSRQLMTTEGDGDHCGKSQADGILAPLSDSDDMNSHSTHTDDGQSEVDMTFQTDNKQWKCSQCGKTLAHKSTLKQHMRTHTGEKPFVCLHCGQRFSQKEHLKGHTRTHTGEKPFSCTVCGQRFSVKGKLRIHIRTHTGEKPFVCLHCGQRFSQKEHLKGHTRTHTGEKPFGCSVCGQRFTLKGHLKIHSRTHTGEKPFSCSVCDQRFSEHGSLKTHTRTHTGEKPFSCSVCGQRFTQKGGLNTHTRIHTGEKPFSCTVCCQRFSVKANLKIHTRTHTGEKSFS, from the exons atgtgtgcaagaaggacagcagagtccgaggaggaactttgggccccaaaagaggagaaggagccacaacgtcaactactggacgctgtgTTCAATCTGCAGCCTCGAATTGTGCTACACAGAGCAA ACATCACTGAAGATCTTCATACTGACcagcaggagccagagccccttcacattaaagaggaagtggaggacgaagaactccaccacatcaaagaggaagaggagcccatttcgattaaaaaagaggagaaaaaacTGCGTCCCCACATCagacaggaagaggaggaggtcaCCAAGTTTCCATCGACTGGTGTTCCTCTAAAGAGTGAAGACAAAGTTCAAAGTGAGGAGAGAAggggggcggagcctccaagcagcagctcaaggcaactcatgacaacagaaggtgatggagatcACTGTGGAAAATCACAAGCAGACGGCATCTTAGCGCCACTGTCAGACAGTGACGACATGAATTCACACTCGACTCACACTGATGATGGACAGTCTGAAGTTGATATGACATTTCAgactgacaacaaacaatggaaatgttctcagtgtgggaaaacactAGCTCATAAGAGTACTTTGAAacaacacatgagaacacacaccggtgagaaaccttttgtctgcttacattgtggccaaagattctctcagaaggaaCACTTAAAaggacacacaagaacccacactggtgagaaacctttttcctgcaccgtttgtggtcaaagattttcTGTCAAGGGAAAATTAAGAATACACataagaacccacactggtgagaaaccctttGTCTGCTTacattgtggccaaagattctctcagaaggaaCACTTAAAaggacacacaagaacccacactggtgagaaaccttttggctgctcggtttgtggtcaaagattcactctgaagggacatttaaaaatacactcaagaacccacactggtgagaaacccttttcctgctcagtttgtgatcAAAGGTTCTCTGAACATGGaagtttaaaaacacacacaagaacccacactggtgagaaacctttttcctgctcagtttgtggtcaacgattcactcagaagggaggcttaaacacacacacaagaatacacactggtgagaaacctttttcctgcaccgTTTGTTGTCAAAGATTTTCTGTTAAGgcaaacttaaaaatacacacaagaacgcacactggtgagaaatcCTTTTCCTGA
- the LOC133472595 gene encoding coagulation factor XIII A chain-like, with protein sequence MKIEFLDIWDVDMKKRDETNKILDHTALYHSENLIVQRGQEFQVNITFNRLYNPNKDKFAVELVIVSNPQYSKNTYVPVFSTEDRQSSWPGRVIRTSDVLTVVVMPAANCIVGKYQMYAAEANLYGIRTTKRYKSRYIYVHVNPWEAVAFLNPSNAERKVL encoded by the exons atGAA AATTGAGTTCCTCGACATCTGGGATGTGGACATGAAGAAACGAGATGAGACCAACAAGATTCTCGACCATACGGCCCTCTACCATTCGGAGAATCTCATTGTCCAAAGAGGGCAAGAGTTCCAGGTTAACATCACCTTCAACCGTCTGTACAACCCAAACAAGGACAAGTTTGCCGTGGAGCTTGTCATCG TTTCCAATCCTCAGTACAGCAAGAACACCTACGTTCCTGTCTTCTCAACCGAGGACAGACAGAGCTCCTGGCCGGGCCGTGTCATCCGGACCTCTGACGTTCTCACCGTGGTTGTCATGCCCGCTGCCAACTGCATCGTGGGCAAGTACCAGATGTATGCCGCTGAGGCGAACCTATACGGCATCCGCACGACCAAGCGGTACAAGAGTCGTTACATCTATGTTCACGTCAATCCATGGGAGGCAG TTGCTTTTCTCAATCCCTCCAACGCAGAGCGGAAAGTGTTGTGa